One genomic region from Syngnathus typhle isolate RoL2023-S1 ecotype Sweden linkage group LG17, RoL_Styp_1.0, whole genome shotgun sequence encodes:
- the LOC133170136 gene encoding trinucleotide repeat-containing gene 6B protein-like isoform X2 — translation MEDKKKKKDDKKKKETSPKVPELNVKVPESTKPSCSQQPTSPASVSPSPGPVDPSPQSSSAPVLSAPVPPGGGNNAKQRTALANGQPSSSSSLSANQTSQQQRYMSREVPPRFRCQQDHKVLLKRGQPPLSSMLLGGGGGDESTGGVGSAWGATSPLSSKEADNSNANTDTDLGSSSPSPPDATSSPCVTALSPSSSSTNAIYANSTWGAGSFSLPSSQGCDKIIVDGTDLDSWPSIQGTAKLSSEGSGAGGQEQDGNPGNKNSSASCHEKNLQQIGGAVEGSAGKVDNPSPPFSSPLSSFASQNECVQTGGVTWSSSTSGRAEAGLGSAAFYNSKVAHLLPGPQESPADGNSNLPGAILNPNVNPSAWPTLVEGKTSSTSASSPHLSPLPVSVSSLPHEHTETAELDTSSEQQHPSGNPGEGAPRVGPGPNGEDDDKRESDAEEGSVNKSGPLSSSLKSLTALTSAPRTGASQEDQWGGGESGIHEQDPNLGGLGNQGDNTGWARSDVGANIETVSQGVWKEGSSEVERGNKEECLGSNDLAIATGACGSSKAGALPESASPKFATMENAWDNQKGRESAAQPVARPQGTGSEAPASSSAGGTETVGEGSGNEPKTDGGRAPSNQTSDTEVALLGMLNRSDLDPRVLSNTGWGQTQIRQNVAWDLNTTHAVANQTEKMLSSSTLSSGAMHSNSRSSGNLSRVNPDNESVSGHADSVSCDLAPARDSWDGGASQVNCGSRMSDEIIQKPRISDMDGGQGNAAVSWGDPPPENQGKGWGEEHHWGDHRGGNWRDKGEQSSRWPVGSEDKGPGGWKGTERGKGAGWGDWGQSESKPGGGWGDGRNRGVSSSDDGSSWGNQDENASQRGGWGGGDAVKASHDWGGSKHHTAAPSPSNQVAAMKSPNQQHQSQGHHAPGGSLQGGWDNRQNVGSVGGGPPPKNQNQSSGWVSGPIPQISGDDAVEPSGWEEPSPQSVSHKMEIDDGTSAWGNPTKYSGKNVNLWDRNRGSSGESHGQQAPRRQQGLQNNSANVAVGPGMWGGGTQSVANGSGPWNQTSDSSTRWGDSDDPKISSWGNLSPNPGKGTKPMETWGAKAEGSVAASRHPSWEEEDDSGVGIWNSASSQGSSSSYNAGGWSHGGRRGNVKGGSGDSWLNPMSRQFSNMGPLSEDPGVDKKMEGDKRGMSDYNGDIRRGGRSGGGYRTSNSKDMGPVDVGAYGEKMSSHGMYVGSGGAMHQARGIHQPGLHPMNPSPGLRAQVPHPFLSAQVPGSVLKQMPSPGASVVGGVGGVGSVGGAGGGVAGGVFPPQLSPQQLAALSNIYPHVQQFHLACQLLLQQQQQQQQQQQLLQNQRKFPQPQPLRQQPDPQQLARIVAILQQQRHQHGGVAAGSSKLSPSHLGGSLSKQPMVDSYPPPGSDPHSKMQGMYSGFPPSGNLSGLELGSPMMGGMKDIGGQQSRFKWMMEGHSPAPSPPDSTLLKNGSSENWQRTPGSKMGNKPSTSSWPPEFQPGVPWNGMQNSADSDSDPYMTSSSVLGSPGPPTLTDSDHQLLRDNIGPNPALNTSLPSHGAWPYSASDNPLSKAHSTAKYSEYKSSWPPDPIGQSKWWKANRNGSQLPRPPPGLTNQKQGTPSPWGSVGPRIARGWGGGGGVKQDSRFGPGTAWSDGVASRGSSWLLLSNLTPQIDGSTLKTICMQHGPLLTFHLGLTQGNALIRYSSRHEAAKAQGALHMCVLGNTTILAEFLSEEEVAHYFAHCQAAGADATGTGGAASAGTQASPGTSAAVTQSEASSPRSDGAVASSISGGDGSGGGAESGAVGPSGVLSPSSGWQGLDGTSSCSETSAQGPGLGIFSQWSANGAGGVGSVGGAECGRSGLWGGMAAGYHGGSLWGAPQMEERHQMDSPAALLPDDLLGGGGADSI, via the exons ATggaagacaagaaaaagaagaaagacgacaaaaagaaaaaggaaacctCTCCGAAG gtccCAGAACTGAACGTCAAAG TGCCAGAATCAACCAAGCCCTCCTGTTCCCAGCAACCCACCAGCCCTGCCTCAGTCTCCCCCAGCCCTGGCCCTGTTGACCCCTCCCCACAAAGTTCTAGTGCCCCTGTGCTTTCTGCACCAGTTCCTCCTGGTGGCGGGAACAATGCAAAACAGCGGACTGCTTTGGCCAACGgacagccctcctcctcctcctcactttcTGCAAACCAAACTTCCCAGCAGCAGCGATACATGTCCCGAGAGGTTCCGCCGCGATTTCGCTGCCAGCAGGACCACAAAGTGCTACTGAAGAGAGGGCAGCCTCCTCTGTCCTCCATGCTGCTCGGGGGAGGTGGAGGAGATGAAAGCACTGGTGGGGTTGGGAGTGCCTGGGGTGCCACGTCACCTCTTTCCTCAAAAGAAGCAGACAACTCCAATGCAAATACAGATAcag ATTTGGGTTCATCCTCTCCTTCACCACCCGACGCGACATCCTCACCATGTGTCACTGCTCTCTCGCCATCTTCATCTTCTACCAATGCAATTTATGCAAATTCCACATGGGGGGCAGGATCCTTCAGCCTGCCCTCCTCTCAGGGTTGTGACAAGATCATCGTGGATGGGACTGATCTGGACAGCTGGCCTAGCATCCAGGGCACAGCTAAATTAAGTTCGGAAGGATCTGGAGCAGGGGGGCAGGAGCAAGACGGTAACCCTGGTAACAAAAACAGTAGTGCCTCGTGTCATGAGAAGAACCTCCAGCAGATAGGAGGAGCAGTTGAAGGAAGTGCAGGGAAAGTTGACAATCCCTCCCCAcctttttcttctcctctttccTCTTTTGCGTCACAAAATGAATGTGTTCAGACTGGCGGCGTCACGTGGAGCTCCTCCACTTCCGGCCGGGCGGAGGCAGGATTGGGATCAGCAGCATTTTATAATTCCAAAGTCGCCCATCTGCTTCCTGGACCTCAAGAGAGTCCCGCAGATGGCAACAGCAATCTCCCAGGTGCCATTTTAAACCCCAACGTGAACCCTTCTGCCTGGCCAACCCTCGTGGAGGGGAAGACTTCATCGACTTCAGCTTCTTCTCCACATTTGTCTCCACTTCCTGTCAGCGTCTCCTCTCTCCCTCACGAGCACACAGAGACGGCAGAATTAGACACGAGTTCAGAACAACAACATCCCTCGGGAAACCCAGGTGAAGGAGCACCGCGAGTTGGACCGGGGCCAAATGGAGAAGATGATGACAAAAGAGAGTCTGATGCAGAAGAAGGGAGCGTGAATAAGTCTGGTCCGTTGTCTTCCTCTTTAAAATCTTTGACTGCACTGACCTCTGCTCCAAGAACAGGTGCTTCACAGGAAGATCAATGGGGTGGTGGAGAAAGCGGGATCCATGAACAGGACCCAAATTTAGGGGGATTGGGTAACCAGGGTGACAATACAGGGTGGGCAAGGAGCGACGTCGGCGCAAATATCGAAACGGTATCTCAGGGAGTGTGGAAAGAAGGGAGCTCAGAAGTGGAGCGTGGAAACAAGGAGGAATGTTTAGGTTCAAATGACTTAGCGATCGCAACGGGAGCTTGTGGGAGCAGCAAGGCTGGAGCTTTGCCAGAATCGGCCTCACCAAAGTTTGCAACAATGGAAAATGCTTGGGACAATCAAAAAGGGAGAGAAAGTGCGGCACAACCGGTCGCAAGGCCGCAAGGCACTGGTAGTGAAGCTCCAGCTTCCTCGAGCGCAGGTGGGACAGAAACTGTCGGAGAAGGGAGCGGTAATGAGCCGAAAACGGATGGAGGACGTGCGCCGTCCAACCAGACCTCCGATACGGAAGTGGCCTTACTCGGCATGCTCAACCGATCTGACCTGGATCCCAGGGTTCTGTCCAACACGGGTTGGGGCCAGACTCAGATTCGTCAGAATGTGGCCTGGGATCTCAACACCACTCATGCGGTTGCAAATCAAACGGAAAAAATGCTCTCATCTTCCACATTGTCATCTGGAGCCATGCACAGCAATAGTCGCAGTTCCGGGAACCTCTCCAGGGTAAATCCTGACAACGAGTCGGTCAGCGGCCACGCCGATAGTGTCAGCTGTGACCTTGCTCCTGCGAGGGACTCATGGGATGGTGGCGCTTCACAAGTTAACTGTGGTTCTCGCATGTCTGATGAGATTATACAGAAGCCGAGAATATCAGATATGGACGGCGGTCAAGGAAACGCCGCGGTAAGTTGGGGTGATCCTCCACCTGAGAACCAGGGCAAAGGATGGGGTGAAGAGCACCACTGGGGGGACCATCGAGGCGGAAATTGGAGGGATAAAGGAGAACAGAGCAGCAGGTGGCCTGTAGGCTCAGAAGATAAAGGGCCAGGGGGGTGGAAGGGAACTGAAAGAGGTAAAGGAGCTGGTTGGGGTGACTGGGGCCAGAGTGAGTCCAAACCTGGAGGTGGCTGGGGAGATGGACGCAACAGAGGTGTGAGCAGCTCTGATGATGGATCCTCTTGGGGTAACCAGGATGAAAATGCATCTCAGCGGGGAGGATGGGGAGGGGGAGATGCGGTTAAAGCCTCGCACGACTGGGGGGGTTCCAAGCACCACACGGCGGCACCGTCACCAAGCAACCAAGTCGCCGCAATGAAAAGCCCAAATCAGCAGCACCAGTCACAGGGACACCACGCACCAGGAGGAAGTCTACAAGGAGGTTGGGACAACCGACAGAACGTGGGAAGTGTGGGTGGGGGTCCACCACCCAAGAATCAGAACCAAAGTTCGGGCTGGGTATCCGGCCCGATTCCCCAGATTTCTGGGGATGACGCTGTGGAACCCAGCGGCTGGGAGGAGCCCTCGCCTCAGTCCGTGAGTCACAAAATGGAAATTGATGACGGGACTTCAGCCTGGGGAAATCCCACCAAGTACAGTGGCAAAAATGTGAACTTGTGGGACAGAAATCGAGGCTCGTCCGGCGAAAGCCACGGTCAGCAGGCGCCCAGACGACAGCAGGGCTTGCAAAACAACTCCGCAAATGTCGCAGTTG GTCCAGGAATGTGGGGAGGGGGCACACAATCTGTCGCGAATGGGTCAGGGCCTTGGAACCAGACTTCAGATTCGTCGACAAGATGGGGTGACTCCGATGATCCTAAAATCTCCAGCTGGGGCAACCTGTCGCCTAACCCCGGTAAAG GTACCAAGCCGATGGAGACCTGGGGTGCAAAGGCAGAAGGCTCCGTAGCGGCCTCCCGTCATCCGAGCTGGGAAGAGGAAGATGACAGCGGCGTAGGGATCTGGAATAGCGCCAGCTCCCAAGGAAGTAGTTCCTCCTATAACGCTGGAGGCTGGAGTCATGGCGGAAGGAGAGGGAACGTGAAG GGTGGAAGTGGAGACAGCTGGCTAAATCCAATGTCACGGCAGTTTTCCAACATGGGTCCTCTg AGTGAAGACCCCGGCGTCGATAAGAAGATGGAAGGAGACAAGAGAGGGATGAGCGACTACAACGGGGACATCcggagaggaggaagaagcgGAGGAGGTTATCGCACGTCCAATTCCAAAGACATGGGTCCTGTTGACGTGGGCGCCTACGGTGAAAAA ATGAGTAGCCATGGAATGTACGTTGGCAGTGGTGGAGCGATGCATCAGGCCCGAGGGATACACCAACCTGGCTTGCATCCTATGAACCCATCTCCAGGGCTTCGAGCTCAAGTGCCTCATCCATTCCTGTCCGCTCAG GTGCCGGGCTCTGTGCTGAAGCAGATGCCGTCTCCTGGTGCCAGTGTGGTTGGAGGAGTAGGAGGTGTCGGTTCTGTCGGTGGAGCCGGCGGGGGTGTTGCTGGAGGAGTGTTCCCTCCTCAGCTTTCCCCACAACAATTAGCTGCGCTTAGCAACATCTACCCCCACGTGCAGCAGTTCCATCTG GCTTGTCAGCTCTTGctccaacaacagcagcaacaacaacagcagcagcagcttctgCAAAACCAGCGAAAGTTCCCTCAGCCGCAGCCGCTCCGACAGCAGCCGGATCCACAGCAG CTCGCAAGGATCGTGGCAATTCTCCAGCAGCAACGACATCAGCACGGTGGAGTTGCAGCGGGGAGCTCCAAATTATCCCCCTCCCACCTTGGAGGAAGTCTTTCCAAACAGCCGATGGTTGATTCGTATCCGCCTCCCGGATCAGACCCGCATTCCAAAATGCAAGGGATGTACTCTG GATTTCCACCAAGTGGTAACCTGTCCGGATTGGAACTCGGCAGTCCCATGATGGGGGGGATGAAGGACATTGGAGGGCAGCAGTCTCGCTTCAAATGGATGATGGAGGGACATTCCCCAGCTCCGTCTCCCCCTGACTCGACGCTACTCAAAAATG GCTCCTCAGAAAACTGGCAGCGTACCCCCGGGAGTAAAATGGGGAACAAGCCTTCCACATCCAGTTGGCCACCAG AGTTCCAGCCGGGTGTCCCCTGGAACGGAATGCAAAACAGCGCCGACTCTGATTCCGACCCCTACATGACCTCCAGTAGTGTCCTCGGCTCTCCGGGACCCCCAACCCTCACCGATTCCGACCATCAGTTATTGCGAGATAACATAG GGCCAAATCCTGCCCTCAACACCTCACTGCCTTCACATGGTGCCTGGCCCTACAGTGCCTCAGATAACCCGCTCAGTAAAGCACACAGTACAG CAAAGTACTCGGAATACAAGTCCAGTTGGCCCCCCGATCCCATCGGACAAAGTAAGTGGTGGAAGGCCAATCGCAACGGCTCGCAGCTGCCACGCCCCCCTCCCGGCTTAACCAATCAGAAGCAAGGAACGCCCTCTCCTTGGGGAAGTGTAGGCCCACGGATAGCCCGGGGCTGGGGCGGGGGCGGTGGTGTTAAGCAAGACTCAAGATTTGGGCCAG gcacAGCTTGGAGTGATGGTGTGGCATCGAGAGGCAGTTCCTGGTTGCTGTTGAGCAATCTGACACCGCAA ATCGATGGCTCCACGCTTAAGACGATCTGCATGCAGCATGGTCCCCTTCTGACCTTTCACCTTGGCCTTACCCAGGGCAATGCTCTCATTCGCTACAGCAGCCGTCATGAGGCAGCCAAGGCCCAGGGTGCATTACACAT GTGTGTACTGGGCAACACCACAATCCTGGCAGAGTTCCTGAGTGAGGAAGAAGTTGCTCACTATTTTGCACATTGCCAGGCCGCGGGCGCCGATGCGACCGGCACGGGAGGGGCGGCATCTGCCGGTACGCAGGCTTCACCCGGAACCAGCGCCGCCGTGACCCAAAGCGAGGCCAGCTCTCCAAGAAGCGACGGGGCAGTAGCGAGCAGCATCTCGGGTGGAGACGGAAGCGGCGGCGGGGCGGAAAGCGGCGCCGTAGGTCCGAGCGGCGTGTTGTCCCCGAGTTCTGGTTGGCAGGGCCTCGACGGTACAAGTAGCTGTTCCGAAACCTCAGCCCAAGGACCCGGGTTGGGGATTTTTTCCCAGTGGAGCGCCAATGGAGCAGGAGGGGTGGGCAGTGTCGGTGGAGCAGAATGTGGGAGGTCCGGACTTTGGGGCGGCATGGCTGCGGGATACCACGGCGGCAGTCTGTGGGGGGCACCGCAAATGGAGGAGAGGCACCAAATGGACAGTCCTGCTGCTTTGCTGCCAGACGATTTGCTGGGCGGCGGTGGAGCCGATTCGATCTGA